A window of Lentibacillus sp. Marseille-P4043 contains these coding sequences:
- the recX gene encoding recombination regulator RecX has translation MTKKITRITTQKKQKHRYNIYLETDKGEAYGFSVDEAVLIEYRLHKGLELDESMIATLVKKDTLQKSYTLAINYLSYRMRTKKEVYDYLVKKEVEAEHITKIIERLQNENLLDDQQFANAFVQTRINTSNKGPMLVKKELQDKGVSAVIASQAVEQYTYAIQYEKAQKWVEKKLNHNSKHSFRKQLQQVQATLMQKGFQQDVIKEALADVDDEKDNDAEWDALVHHGEKLVRKHQAKLMGYELRQKVKEALYRKGFSLELINQFLDEHITE, from the coding sequence ATGACTAAAAAGATTACCCGGATCACGACACAGAAAAAACAGAAGCATCGTTACAATATTTATTTGGAAACGGATAAGGGTGAAGCATATGGCTTTAGTGTGGACGAAGCTGTGCTGATTGAGTATCGATTACATAAAGGACTCGAATTAGATGAATCCATGATTGCCACACTTGTCAAAAAAGATACCTTACAGAAGTCATATACCCTTGCGATCAACTATTTAAGCTACCGAATGCGTACAAAAAAAGAAGTTTACGATTATTTAGTGAAAAAAGAAGTAGAAGCTGAGCATATAACGAAAATTATCGAGCGCCTGCAAAACGAAAATTTACTTGATGATCAACAGTTTGCGAATGCTTTTGTGCAAACACGTATCAATACATCGAATAAAGGACCAATGCTTGTAAAAAAAGAGCTGCAGGACAAGGGTGTTTCAGCTGTTATTGCTAGTCAAGCGGTTGAACAGTATACATATGCTATTCAATATGAAAAAGCACAGAAATGGGTGGAAAAGAAATTAAACCACAATAGTAAGCACTCCTTTCGCAAGCAACTTCAACAGGTTCAAGCAACGTTAATGCAAAAAGGTTTTCAACAGGATGTTATTAAGGAAGCATTAGCTGATGTCGACGATGAAAAGGATAACGACGCGGAATGGGATGCACTCGTTCATCATGGCGAAAAATTAGTACGAAAACATCAAGCGAAATTAATGGGCTATGAATTGCGGCAAAAAGTAAAAGAGGCGCTTTATCGTAAGGGGTTTTCCCTTGAACTGATAAATCAATTTTTAGATGAACATATTACAGAATAA